The proteins below are encoded in one region of Sedimentibacter sp. zth1:
- a CDS encoding bifunctional 2-polyprenyl-6-hydroxyphenol methylase/3-demethylubiquinol 3-O-methyltransferase UbiG encodes MEIEKIREMKNETERVNAVYNWFNEDSRLNWCKAARIEFITTTSYIDKYLKYGDRILDIGAGAGEYSLHYAAKGYDVTSVELADANIEAFKKKITPNLKVDLRQGNAIDLSVFDDNTFDIVLLFGPLYHLEKECDRQKCIKEAMRVCKKDGTIFVAFINHDMIFLTEFYRCNTYFKEHNYNHKTMKLDNFPFIFFTVDESKCMLNKASMHIEKIIASDGASELLTDKINEMDEESYNQYIKYHLYICEKPEFLGMSNHLLYICKK; translated from the coding sequence ATGGAAATAGAAAAAATAAGAGAAATGAAAAATGAGACTGAGAGAGTAAATGCTGTTTATAATTGGTTTAATGAGGATAGTAGACTAAACTGGTGTAAAGCAGCAAGAATAGAGTTTATTACTACTACAAGCTATATTGATAAATATTTAAAATATGGTGATAGAATTTTGGATATCGGTGCTGGTGCAGGTGAATATAGCCTGCATTATGCAGCTAAAGGTTATGATGTAACATCTGTTGAGCTTGCGGATGCAAATATAGAAGCATTTAAAAAGAAGATTACTCCTAATCTTAAAGTAGACTTAAGACAAGGTAATGCAATAGATTTATCAGTATTTGATGATAATACTTTTGACATAGTACTTTTATTTGGTCCTTTATACCATTTAGAAAAAGAATGCGATAGACAAAAATGCATAAAAGAGGCAATGAGAGTTTGTAAAAAAGATGGAACAATTTTTGTAGCTTTTATAAATCATGATATGATTTTTTTAACAGAGTTTTATAGGTGTAATACTTATTTTAAAGAACATAATTATAACCATAAAACAATGAAATTAGATAACTTCCCGTTTATATTTTTTACAGTTGACGAATCTAAGTGTATGTTAAATAAAGCCAGTATGCATATAGAAAAAATTATAGCTTCTGATGGTGCTAGCGAACTGCTTACTGATAAAATAAATGAGATGGATGAGGAAAGCTATAATCAATATATCAAATATCATTTGTATATATGTGAAAAGCCTGAATTTCTTGGTATGAGTAATCATTTGTTATACATATGTAAAAAGTAA
- a CDS encoding alkaline phosphatase family protein, which yields MIKYPDYDDSILSLSNSILKHYNLEYHHKTIKEIDDLLLKNYDNVILMIFDGMGSYNINKMLDKDSFLIKHKVKNISSVFPPTTTAATTTLYSGLSPKEHGWLGWSLHFDEINDNINIFVNTNDDNVEFKHFNVANKIIPYESIVNRINNRGTANAFSVSQFGTNIIDSFDELFEEIENIGSTSQNNYIYTYWNEPDSSMHELGTDNDDVKVWFIRINKSVEKLSNKLKNTLIIVTADHGHIDIKGKCILDYPKLLKTLKFLPSVESRAISFFIKEGMHNQFEEEFNKNFKNDFLLLKHQKVMDMKLFGEGSAHRKTEDFIGDYLAIAINNITLFNSYQETNHFKGAHAGLTEEEMMVPLIAIECK from the coding sequence ATGATAAAGTATCCGGATTATGACGATAGTATTTTAAGCTTATCAAATTCTATTTTAAAACACTACAATTTAGAATATCATCACAAAACAATTAAAGAAATAGATGATTTGCTTCTGAAAAACTATGATAATGTAATTTTAATGATTTTTGATGGAATGGGTAGCTATAATATAAATAAGATGCTTGATAAAGACAGTTTTTTGATTAAGCATAAAGTAAAAAATATTTCATCTGTATTTCCTCCAACTACTACTGCTGCAACAACAACACTGTATAGTGGATTGTCGCCAAAAGAACATGGGTGGCTTGGATGGAGCCTTCATTTTGATGAAATTAATGACAATATTAATATATTCGTTAATACAAACGATGATAATGTAGAATTTAAACATTTTAATGTTGCAAACAAAATAATTCCATATGAAAGCATAGTTAATAGGATAAATAATAGAGGTACTGCAAATGCATTTTCTGTTTCACAGTTTGGAACTAACATAATTGACAGTTTTGATGAATTGTTTGAAGAGATAGAGAATATAGGCAGCACAAGTCAAAATAATTATATATATACCTACTGGAACGAGCCAGATTCAAGTATGCATGAGCTTGGAACAGATAATGATGATGTTAAAGTATGGTTTATAAGAATAAATAAGTCGGTAGAGAAGCTAAGTAATAAGTTGAAAAATACATTAATAATTGTCACAGCGGACCATGGACATATTGATATTAAAGGTAAATGTATTTTAGACTATCCAAAACTATTAAAAACATTAAAATTTCTACCATCGGTTGAATCAAGAGCAATATCTTTTTTTATAAAAGAAGGAATGCATAATCAATTTGAAGAAGAATTTAATAAAAATTTTAAAAATGATTTTTTACTTCTGAAGCATCAAAAGGTAATGGATATGAAATTATTTGGAGAAGGTTCTGCACATAGAAAAACTGAAGATTTTATTGGTGATTATTTAGCTATTGCAATTAATAATATTACATTATTTAATTCATATCAAGAAACTAATCATTTTAAAGGTGCACATGCAGGATTAACAGAAGAAGAGATGATGGTTCCACTGATTGCTATTGAATGCAAATAA
- a CDS encoding Uma2 family endonuclease translates to MHAFSDAEVSIQEFDEIREDKSFNYELIDGIVCMSSKTNLIDKSILMNLSSEISFYLKGKPYRVFSDIEVEINNNVFFADICVVKNLYDLNTNRLKAIPIIIIEMLNTDKTVLETEDKINNFKNFGVKEYWILNPKNKSIYIVNLQNETMINYFNSINIKSDVLVDFSISMEEIFDMLL, encoded by the coding sequence ATGCATGCCTTTAGTGATGCTGAGGTTAGTATTCAGGAATTTGATGAAATACGTGAGGATAAGTCATTTAATTATGAATTGATAGATGGTATAGTATGTATGTCATCTAAAACTAATTTGATAGATAAAAGTATATTGATGAATTTGTCTAGTGAAATAAGTTTCTACCTTAAAGGAAAGCCTTACAGAGTTTTTAGTGATATTGAAGTTGAAATTAATAATAACGTATTCTTCGCAGACATTTGTGTGGTTAAAAATCTTTATGATTTAAATACAAATAGACTTAAAGCTATTCCAATAATAATAATTGAAATGCTTAATACTGACAAAACAGTTTTAGAAACTGAGGACAAAATCAACAATTTTAAAAATTTTGGTGTAAAAGAATACTGGATTCTTAATCCTAAAAATAAATCTATTTATATAGTTAATTTACAAAATGAAACAATGATAAACTATTTTAATAGTATTAATATTAAATCAGATGTTTTAGTAGATTTCTCCATTTCTATGGAGGAAATATTTGATATGCTTTTGTAG
- a CDS encoding dUTP diphosphatase, giving the protein MKNIKIRYLNDEIMRLNYIDGKSDWIDLRSAERVELKAGEFKLVHLGVAMQLPDGYEAHIVPRSSTYKNFGIIQTNHCGIVDNSYCGSEDWWYMPSYALRDTVIEKNDRICQFRIVENQPKIQFIEAEELSNKNRGGLGSTGIK; this is encoded by the coding sequence TTGAAAAACATAAAAATAAGATATTTGAACGATGAAATAATGAGATTAAATTATATTGATGGAAAATCTGATTGGATAGATTTAAGGTCAGCAGAAAGAGTTGAGTTAAAAGCTGGTGAGTTTAAATTAGTTCATTTAGGTGTAGCAATGCAGCTTCCGGATGGGTATGAGGCACATATTGTTCCAAGAAGCAGTACATACAAAAATTTTGGAATTATACAAACAAATCATTGTGGAATAGTAGATAATTCGTACTGTGGTTCTGAAGACTGGTGGTATATGCCATCATATGCACTTCGTGATACTGTTATTGAAAAGAATGATAGAATTTGTCAATTTAGAATTGTAGAAAATCAACCAAAGATACAATTTATTGAGGCTGAAGAATTGTCGAATAAAAATCGTGGTGGATTAGGAAGCACAGGTATAAAATAA
- a CDS encoding pitrilysin family protein — MIKKHTLKNGLRIMTEKLDYVKSVSFGIWLKVGSVNEIDDTNGMSHFIEHMLFKGTENRTANQIAEETDNIGGQLNAFTSKDCTCFYIKVLDENLNEAVDILSDMFFNSKFEQKEIDKEISVVIEEIKMYEDSPEDVVHDKISEIIFKDSPLSNPILGTAKNLKTYTKERVLEYKSKQYTPEQTVISVAGSFDEEKLIKMLEEKFCSWENNNIEDIKLDCPYTRQIIGVNKDLEQLHICLANKTIGRHDDLYYPLIVMNNIIGGTMSSKLFQEIREKRGLVYSIYSFTSNYSETGLFGIYAGLAYDKLEETVKTILDIMEKMKNSGILLTEFNRAKQQIKSDYILALESTSSRMSSVGRRQLLYDTISTPDEIVNKINSVKIEDIIKVCNMIFDKKNISVVYTGNLKKNRNLQSIFENLLN; from the coding sequence ATGATAAAAAAGCACACCTTAAAAAATGGGCTAAGAATAATGACGGAAAAATTAGACTATGTAAAATCTGTATCATTTGGCATATGGTTAAAAGTGGGTTCAGTAAATGAAATTGATGATACTAATGGTATGTCGCATTTTATTGAACATATGCTATTTAAAGGGACAGAAAATAGAACTGCTAATCAAATTGCAGAAGAAACTGATAATATAGGTGGCCAATTAAATGCATTTACTAGTAAAGATTGTACATGCTTTTATATAAAAGTGCTAGATGAAAATTTAAATGAAGCAGTTGATATATTATCAGATATGTTCTTTAATTCTAAATTTGAGCAAAAAGAAATAGATAAAGAAATATCAGTTGTTATTGAAGAAATTAAAATGTATGAAGATTCTCCTGAAGATGTAGTGCATGATAAGATTTCTGAAATCATATTTAAGGACAGCCCTTTATCTAATCCAATATTAGGTACTGCTAAAAACCTAAAAACGTATACAAAAGAAAGAGTTTTAGAATATAAAAGCAAACAGTATACTCCTGAACAAACTGTTATATCAGTAGCAGGAAGTTTTGATGAAGAAAAGCTTATCAAAATGTTAGAAGAAAAATTTTGTTCGTGGGAAAACAATAACATTGAAGACATAAAGTTGGATTGTCCTTACACTAGACAGATTATTGGAGTTAATAAAGATTTAGAACAATTGCATATCTGTTTAGCTAATAAAACAATCGGAAGACATGATGATTTATATTACCCACTTATAGTTATGAATAATATAATTGGTGGTACTATGAGCTCAAAATTGTTTCAAGAAATAAGGGAGAAGAGAGGATTAGTTTATTCAATATATTCTTTTACCTCAAACTATTCTGAAACAGGATTATTTGGTATTTATGCAGGGCTTGCATATGATAAGCTTGAAGAAACTGTTAAGACAATTCTTGATATAATGGAGAAAATGAAAAATTCAGGAATATTATTAACTGAATTTAATAGAGCTAAACAACAAATTAAAAGTGACTACATACTTGCACTTGAAAGTACTTCAAGCAGAATGTCATCAGTTGGCAGAAGACAATTATTATATGATACAATTTCAACACCTGACGAAATAGTTAATAAAATAAATAGTGTAAAGATAGAAGATATAATAAAAGTATGCAATATGATATTCGACAAGAAAAATATTTCAGTAGTATACACAGGAAATTTAAAGAAAAATAGAAATTTACAGTCCATATTTGAAAATCTTTTAAACTAG
- a CDS encoding polyribonucleotide nucleotidyltransferase: protein MERIFKYIIDGKELKVTIGKIAELTRGSCIVQYGDTVIMANVAGSSEPREGVDFFPLSVDYEEKLYAAGKIPGGFIKREGRPTEKAILTSRLIDRPIRPLFPKGYRSNVQVVVTVLSMDTDYSPEICGMIGSSISLSISDLPFAGPTGAVAVGLIDDKFIINPNCEQREKSKLHLTVAGTKEAIMMVEAGADEVSEQTMLEAILFAHEEIKKICVFIEEIQKEVGKPKTEYYEFKADPSIQEEIVEYSRSKINDAIIEPDKLTRQEKIDNLKAEIMEVFSEKYPENVADIDDATYKIIKEKVRENIVERGIRPDNRKIDEIRQITCEVGLLPRPHGSGLFTRGQTQVMNITTLGPISDVQILDGLSEEESKRYMHHYNFPSYSVGEARPSRGPGRREIGHGALAERALLPVIPSKDEFPYAIRLVSEVLSSNGSTSQASVCGSTLSLMDAGVPIKAPVAGIAMGLMKVEDKVAVLSDIQGMEDFLGDMDFKVAGTSKGITAIQMDIKIHGINKEILEHALERARIGRLFILDKMLACIPEPREELSKYAPKIIIMKVKPDKIRDIIGAGGKVINKIIEETGVKIDIQDDGTVFIAAENPESGNKAKKIIEKIVKEIEVGEVYLGKVVRITTFGAFIELEEGKDGLLHISKISDKRIKKVEDVLSIGDKILVKVTEIDAQGRINLSRKDALPKSKDKESTKE, encoded by the coding sequence ATGGAAAGAATTTTTAAATACATAATTGATGGTAAGGAGCTAAAAGTAACTATAGGTAAAATTGCAGAGTTAACTAGAGGTTCATGTATAGTTCAATATGGAGATACTGTAATAATGGCAAATGTCGCAGGCTCTAGTGAACCAAGAGAAGGTGTTGACTTTTTCCCACTTAGTGTTGATTATGAAGAAAAACTTTATGCCGCTGGAAAAATTCCAGGTGGTTTTATAAAAAGAGAAGGAAGACCTACTGAAAAAGCTATTTTAACTTCACGTTTAATTGATAGGCCTATAAGACCTTTATTTCCAAAAGGATATAGAAGTAATGTTCAAGTAGTTGTAACTGTATTATCTATGGATACTGATTATTCACCGGAAATTTGTGGTATGATTGGTTCATCAATATCATTGTCTATTTCTGATTTACCGTTTGCTGGACCAACAGGTGCGGTTGCAGTAGGACTTATAGACGACAAATTCATCATAAACCCAAATTGCGAACAAAGAGAAAAATCAAAATTACACTTAACAGTAGCTGGAACTAAAGAAGCAATAATGATGGTTGAAGCTGGAGCAGATGAAGTTTCAGAACAAACTATGCTAGAAGCAATATTATTTGCACATGAAGAAATCAAAAAAATATGTGTGTTTATTGAAGAAATACAAAAAGAAGTAGGAAAGCCAAAAACTGAATATTATGAATTTAAAGCTGATCCTAGTATACAAGAAGAAATTGTAGAGTATTCTAGATCCAAAATAAATGATGCTATAATTGAGCCAGATAAATTAACTAGACAAGAAAAAATAGATAATCTAAAAGCTGAAATTATGGAAGTTTTTTCTGAAAAGTATCCTGAAAATGTTGCTGATATTGACGATGCAACATACAAGATTATAAAAGAAAAAGTAAGGGAAAATATTGTTGAAAGAGGAATTAGACCTGATAATAGAAAAATAGATGAAATAAGACAAATTACTTGTGAAGTTGGATTATTACCTAGACCACATGGTTCAGGACTATTTACAAGAGGTCAAACTCAAGTTATGAATATAACGACATTAGGACCAATAAGTGATGTGCAAATTCTTGATGGTTTATCAGAAGAAGAATCAAAAAGATATATGCATCACTACAATTTCCCATCATACAGTGTTGGAGAAGCTAGACCTTCAAGAGGACCTGGAAGAAGAGAAATTGGTCATGGTGCATTAGCAGAAAGAGCTTTATTGCCTGTAATTCCATCGAAAGATGAATTTCCTTATGCTATAAGACTTGTATCAGAAGTATTAAGTTCAAACGGTTCAACATCTCAAGCGAGTGTTTGTGGTTCTACATTATCACTTATGGATGCTGGAGTTCCAATAAAAGCACCAGTTGCTGGTATCGCAATGGGACTTATGAAGGTAGAAGATAAGGTTGCAGTATTATCTGATATTCAAGGTATGGAAGACTTTTTAGGAGACATGGATTTCAAAGTTGCAGGAACAAGCAAAGGTATAACTGCTATACAAATGGATATTAAAATTCATGGTATAAACAAAGAAATACTTGAACATGCACTAGAAAGAGCAAGAATAGGAAGACTATTCATACTTGATAAAATGTTAGCTTGTATACCAGAGCCAAGAGAAGAATTATCTAAGTATGCACCAAAGATAATAATTATGAAGGTTAAACCTGATAAAATTAGAGATATTATTGGTGCAGGTGGAAAAGTTATCAATAAAATAATTGAAGAAACTGGCGTAAAAATTGATATTCAAGACGATGGAACAGTATTTATTGCAGCTGAAAATCCAGAAAGCGGAAATAAAGCTAAGAAGATAATTGAAAAAATCGTTAAAGAAATAGAAGTTGGAGAAGTTTACTTAGGTAAAGTTGTTAGAATAACTACATTTGGAGCTTTTATTGAATTAGAAGAAGGAAAAGATGGATTATTACACATCTCTAAAATATCTGATAAGAGAATTAAAAAAGTAGAAGATGTATTGTCAATTGGTGATAAAATACTTGTAAAAGTAACTGAAATTGATGCACAAGGTAGAATTAATTTATCAAGAAAAGATGCTTTACCAAAAAGTAAAGATAAAGAAAGTACTAAAGAATAA
- the rpsO gene encoding 30S ribosomal protein S15, translating to MSKGAITKEQKTAIIEEYRLNEKDTGSPEVQIAILTHRINNLTEHLKSNKKDHHSRRGLLMMVGQRRGFLNYLKNNEIERYRSIIARLGLRR from the coding sequence ATGTCAAAAGGTGCAATAACAAAAGAACAAAAAACAGCAATAATTGAAGAGTACAGATTAAATGAGAAGGACACAGGATCTCCTGAGGTTCAAATAGCAATATTAACTCACAGAATTAATAATTTAACTGAACACTTAAAAAGCAACAAAAAAGATCACCACTCAAGAAGAGGTCTTTTAATGATGGTTGGTCAAAGAAGAGGATTCTTAAACTATTTAAAAAATAATGAAATCGAAAGATACAGAAGCATTATAGCTAGACTTGGATTAAGAAGATAA
- a CDS encoding FAD synthetase family protein codes for MTNKNYSCIAIGNFDGIHKGHDILINTMIDISHKNNFNSIILTFKYSDMSMKKNSTNLKYITSFENKINMLKSYNTTDVCVLELNEEVSKYSPEKFITEILIKRYNIKHVVVGYNFRFGYMAKGDTQTLIHFANKYDYKVSIVEKVKYNNSEISSTMIRKYIQEGNINKANNLLKNKYTLYSNDFDYTNNVNCIVCKNSEIIIPLDGDYPVMMGDRVSTVNIRTENGNRILCFSTQLEQKENIIFLNK; via the coding sequence ATGACTAATAAAAATTATTCTTGTATAGCTATAGGAAATTTTGACGGTATTCATAAAGGACATGATATTTTAATTAATACTATGATAGATATAAGTCATAAAAATAATTTTAACAGTATTATTTTAACATTTAAATATTCTGATATGTCAATGAAAAAGAATTCTACAAATTTAAAATACATTACAAGCTTTGAAAATAAAATAAATATGTTGAAAAGTTATAATACTACTGATGTTTGTGTACTAGAACTTAATGAAGAAGTTTCTAAATATTCACCTGAAAAGTTTATAACTGAAATATTGATTAAAAGATATAATATAAAGCATGTTGTAGTAGGCTATAATTTTAGATTTGGTTATATGGCTAAAGGAGATACACAGACTTTAATCCATTTTGCAAATAAATATGATTATAAAGTTAGTATTGTCGAAAAAGTGAAATATAATAATTCGGAAATTAGCAGTACAATGATAAGGAAATATATACAAGAAGGTAATATAAATAAAGCAAATAATTTGCTAAAAAATAAATATACTTTGTATTCAAATGATTTTGATTATACAAATAATGTAAATTGTATAGTTTGTAAGAATAGTGAGATAATAATTCCATTGGACGGTGATTATCCTGTGATGATGGGGGATAGAGTAAGCACTGTAAATATTCGTACAGAAAATGGAAATAGAATATTATGCTTTAGTACACAGCTAGAGCAAAAAGAAAATATTATTTTTTTGAATAAATAA
- the truB gene encoding tRNA pseudouridine(55) synthase TruB — translation MNGVLNILKPTGMSSHDVVGFIRKTLSIKKVGHAGTLDPNVAGVLPICVGKATKFSDYLINGDKEYICEIVLGKSTDTQDMYGKIIDECNSIILDEIDDEAIINAINLFKGNIKQVPPAFSAVKYKGKKLYEYARQDIIIEKEARDVTIKDLQILKIDKPRILIRVNCSKGTYMRTLCHDIGLKLGTFAHMGILIRTQAKGLKIEDSITLDEIRYYKEINELHKCFISVDDIVPMKKVFVDDEHYEKLVVGNEINLSLDETYIENFYVYCKNILVGIGHRVNNEQIKINKLLINR, via the coding sequence ATGAACGGAGTATTGAACATACTAAAACCTACGGGTATGAGCTCACACGATGTTGTGGGATTTATTAGAAAAACCCTTAGTATAAAAAAAGTTGGTCATGCTGGGACACTTGATCCAAATGTGGCAGGCGTTTTGCCGATATGTGTTGGAAAAGCGACAAAATTTAGTGATTATTTAATTAACGGTGATAAAGAATATATTTGTGAGATAGTATTGGGAAAAAGCACTGATACTCAGGATATGTATGGAAAAATTATAGATGAATGTAATAGTATTATTTTAGATGAAATAGATGACGAAGCTATAATAAATGCAATAAACTTATTTAAAGGTAATATTAAACAAGTACCTCCTGCTTTTTCTGCTGTCAAATACAAAGGTAAAAAGCTCTATGAATATGCTAGACAGGATATAATCATTGAAAAAGAAGCAAGAGATGTAACAATTAAAGATTTACAAATTTTAAAAATTGATAAACCTAGAATATTAATTAGAGTAAATTGTAGTAAAGGCACTTATATGCGTACACTATGCCACGATATAGGGTTAAAACTTGGTACATTTGCTCATATGGGTATATTGATAAGAACACAAGCTAAGGGACTTAAAATTGAAGATTCTATCACATTGGATGAAATAAGATATTATAAAGAAATCAATGAGCTACATAAATGTTTTATATCAGTAGACGATATTGTACCTATGAAAAAGGTTTTTGTTGATGATGAACATTATGAAAAACTTGTAGTGGGCAACGAGATAAATTTATCTTTAGATGAAACATATATTGAAAATTTTTATGTGTATTGTAAAAACATCCTTGTTGGTATTGGACATAGAGTAAATAATGAGCAAATTAAAATTAATAAATTGCTTATAAATAGGTGA
- a CDS encoding bifunctional oligoribonuclease/PAP phosphatase NrnA, producing the protein MILEKTKVEKLFSLIENSSRICIVGHKFPDGDCIGSVMALYEFINSNYNKNLSVGFDGKIPFNLVDYVKQISILDDFENEQFDLTIVLDCGDLDRLGKYKCIINNSKHTFCIDHHKTNTMFADINIIDTKISSTGELLYHIFEAANKSVNLKMAEYIYIAIITDTGKFAYSSTSSQTHQVASELIEIGIDISKIDNIIYNSKPFNIVNAYVECISNISFYYNNKLGIAKITNEIVKRNNIDINDLEGIVEFIREVKETEISCVLKQTSENITKVSLRSKNNIDVSYISKKFNGGGHERAAGFSMNNSIEETEKMIVKEFIDYLGE; encoded by the coding sequence ATGATTCTAGAGAAGACTAAAGTAGAAAAACTTTTCAGTTTGATAGAAAATAGTAGCAGAATTTGCATTGTAGGACATAAATTTCCGGATGGTGATTGTATAGGGTCAGTTATGGCCCTATATGAATTTATTAATTCTAATTACAATAAAAATTTGTCTGTTGGATTTGATGGCAAAATTCCATTTAATTTGGTTGACTATGTTAAGCAGATTAGCATACTGGATGATTTTGAAAATGAACAATTTGATTTAACAATTGTATTGGATTGTGGAGATTTAGATAGACTAGGAAAATATAAATGTATAATTAATAATTCTAAACATACATTTTGTATTGACCATCATAAGACTAATACTATGTTTGCAGATATAAATATTATTGATACTAAAATAAGTTCAACAGGTGAGCTATTATATCATATATTTGAAGCTGCAAATAAATCAGTTAATTTAAAAATGGCAGAATATATTTATATCGCTATCATAACTGATACAGGTAAATTTGCATATTCATCTACAAGTAGTCAGACTCATCAAGTTGCTTCAGAACTTATAGAAATAGGAATAGATATCTCTAAAATAGATAACATAATATATAACTCTAAGCCATTCAATATTGTCAATGCATATGTTGAGTGTATTTCTAATATATCTTTTTATTATAATAATAAGCTCGGCATAGCCAAAATTACTAATGAAATAGTAAAAAGAAATAATATAGATATAAATGATTTAGAGGGAATAGTTGAGTTTATTCGTGAAGTTAAAGAAACAGAAATATCATGTGTATTAAAGCAAACTAGTGAAAATATTACTAAAGTTAGCTTGCGTTCAAAAAATAATATAGATGTTTCTTATATCTCAAAGAAATTTAATGGTGGCGGTCATGAAAGAGCTGCTGGATTTTCTATGAATAACTCTATAGAAGAAACTGAAAAAATGATTGTAAAAGAATTTATAGATTATTTAGGTGAATAA
- the rbfA gene encoding 30S ribosome-binding factor RbfA — protein MSIKRNNRLMGEMKKIISEIIRRDVKDPRISEMLSITDLKITEDLKTAKVYVSIYGESEPTIDALNRAKGFIRRELSKKMKIRTVPELFFEKDYSIEKGIYMSNLIDKVINQEASSVDDSRED, from the coding sequence ATGTCAATAAAAAGAAACAATAGGCTAATGGGTGAAATGAAAAAAATAATCTCTGAAATTATTAGAAGAGATGTTAAAGACCCTAGAATCTCTGAAATGCTAAGTATTACAGATTTGAAAATTACAGAGGATTTAAAAACTGCCAAGGTTTATGTTTCTATCTATGGAGAAAGTGAGCCTACAATTGATGCTTTAAATAGGGCTAAAGGATTTATACGCAGAGAATTAAGCAAAAAAATGAAAATCAGAACAGTACCTGAATTATTCTTTGAAAAAGATTATTCAATTGAAAAAGGAATATACATGAGTAACTTAATAGATAAAGTAATAAACCAGGAGGCTAGTTCGGTTGATGATTCTAGAGAAGACTAA